A segment of the Psilocybe cubensis strain MGC-MH-2018 chromosome 5, whole genome shotgun sequence genome:
TTTCAACCTCGACGTCCATAGCATCAGATGCCGCCTGTTTGTCCACTTTCGcctttcctttgcctttaACATCCATAGGAAGAACATCGATGTCCATGGGTTGACCATCCTCTGCGGCGGGTTGAGGGGGACCAGCGATCAAATATTCGTTAGGACCAGGAGCCACACCCGTTGATGCAAAAGCGCGCAGCCATTCGAGACCGATAACTGGGATGTTCCGCTCAATAGCTTTGTCAAATTTGTGGCCTTTGCCAGCCGGACAGAGCAGATGTGTTGAGGTTTTGTTGAATTGAGGAACAAAAGTGATACCTGAGAGATACACATATTAACCCAAACACGAAACCGTCATGGGTAGAGATAGTGTTACAACTACGTACCAGTAGCCTTGAAAAATCGGGCTAGGCCGCATGCTTCAGATTGGTCGAATCCAGAGAGCGCTATCCTTATTTTCTCAGCTCCTTTTTGCCAGTGTCAGCAATACCTAGACAGAAATAAGTATGCAAAGGCATACCAGGGATAGGAATTTGGGTTGCGATTGGCACAGAGGAAATATGTTCATGAGGACCGCATATACGATCCTCGTAGATACATTGCTCTAGCCAACATTCAGTGCGGAATTTTGCCCTCAGCGattcgtcctcttcatctctATACAACTTGCTTCCGCTGAGAAGGACTCTCAGGTTAACATAAATATCTAGCAACACAACTATGAACACGTACGTGACCAAACGAACGATAATAAAGTcgacatcttcctcctcgtcaacCGATATAGTACCGCCCAGTTTTTCAATGGCCTCCCGTACCTTAGAGCCCCTTGCCTCCCCTAGGATACGGAGCTTCATTCCCAAGAAGATCTGTGAGGCTTGAGGCGTAGTTGGGTCGGGTAGGGCACTTGTCGAGGCATTGTTGTCACCCATAATAGCCATTGCGGTCGACGTGCGCCGGAACGGGAGCTGTCGCGAAGGGCCTGCTTTGGCATTCGGAACAGCAGGGGCAAATGAATTAGCACGCCTAAATGACGAAATGACGCTTCTCGCTGCACCAAACTTGACCGGGGAAGGAGGTTGTAGTTCTTCAGAAGCTTTTCGCTTGCCAAGACCCTTCGAGGGACTCAGAATGACTTCTCCATCGGTGATTTCGTACCCACGTCGCTCAAGGAGACTGCCCCACAGCTGAAGTGTGACAGCAGGTAAAACGTTCACAAAAGCAGGTTCATCCTCCGCCTCTTCCATATTCTTCACTTGTGGCTGTCTGGAGGCAACTGAAGAGGAAGGGATTTCGTCGTGTTGAGAAGGAACGTCGAATGAAGTGGGGGGTGGAGGACTGCTGCGCTGTAGGGCTTTTCGTTCGGGACGTGGAAGACTAACTTGATATTTAGCTTCGTCAAATCTGCCACCAAAATCAATCGAGTCCCAAAACCACTCTTCCCATACCAAATGAATCTTGGCTTCGCCTCGACTATTGAACTTTTCTGCATACTTCATCTTTTCCGTCTCCTCGTCGCCTGAACAGAGTAGATGTGTGACGCGAACCGGCCGCTCGAGGTTTTTGAGATATTCGCCTTGATGTGCTTGCACGAGTTTGCTTATCTGGGTTCTTCTAGTAATGTCGGTGATTCCAGAGGGACATATGACCACCCCAGAGAAGATAGGTAGTCGATGCTGCTCCACACTCTGCCAGCAAGATTTATACTCATATTACCATACATTACGCGGGACAAACGTACCTTTACAACGTCTACATCGTCCCCCTTGAGCCATATCTTGTAGTTTTCTGTAATCCAGGACGGTGTCACAATAGGGATTTTGCGTTCGAGGGCACACTGGTAAAGTGTCAGATCAAGTCGAACATGTGAATTGTGACGCACCATATACTTTGCACTTCCATGGTCAATGGCGACTAGATGTGTTACGCGATCTGTAAAGGCTGGTGTACATGTAGCGCCCAGTTCGACGGCTTGTTTGAACAGTGTGGGCTAACGCGACGTCAGCTTAATCGCATTGTTTTCCAACTATCTCCACACCTTGTCAGGAACTCCAGTGGCACAAATTGACATACCCTTGAGCGGCCGTGGACATGAATCATAGAAAGAGGTATCTTCGCTGCCATCTTGCGAGTCCTGTGCCCAGCAACTTTCTTCGACTGGTCGTGAGTATGCCCCTTTTTCGGCTGGCCGTAACTTGACCCCTGGAACCTATACAGCACAGTAATGAGTTTCAGGCTGTAGAAAAAGGCCTCAAGGCTCACCTTGGTGGATTTGTTGCCCCTCCTCTTGGACATTGTGAGCTCGTCGTTGCGGTAAACAGAAGTTGATGGCCCAATCACACTGGCTCACGCGTTAGTTTAGGGCAGGTCGTCACGCGATTAGACTATAGTGCGGCCGAGCGTTGGCGCAGATCATCACACACGCTCATCCCTAACCAGGCCTAACCCCAAATTTCTTGTTCCTCGAGTTGGAGACGAAAACAGAACTATACTCAGTTCACATTCTCTAAGAAACGAGAATATGAAAGTCCCATTGAATcagtcaaaaacaaaatcgCAGAACCGTTGAGGAGGCTCCGATTCGCTAATAAAGGTGTGCTTACACCTTGGATCGTTTTGAATCCTCTGCTACTTAAGCCTTCAATATAGTGACCAGGATGCTGTTATTTAGGTTTGGATTTTCTATACTATCGTCAGTGGACAGTCTAAGTACTTACTTAATGCAGTCTAAGCTAATTAAATCTAATTCTGTTTTTCAAGCCTCAAGGACATTTTGTCATTCCGGTGCCACTTCGCACGCTCCGGGTGGTTCGCAtttcatatatatatatgaggCCTTCTGGTCGGCAGTGCTGATTTGCAGGCATCTCTCTTGCCAAATGATCTCCATCTCGACCGAATCGAATGAAGCTGGTATAAAAAGGTAGGAAATAATTTTGGCTTACACCATCACGGTCTAATAGGCATTTCTCAATAAACCGACAGCGCAGAAGTATTGGTAGGTACCACTTTGTGT
Coding sequences within it:
- a CDS encoding DNA topoisomerase 2-binding protein 1-A, giving the protein MSKRRGNKSTKVPGVKLRPAEKGAYSRPVEESCWAQDSQDGSEDTSFYDSCPRPLKGMSICATGVPDKPTLFKQAVELGATCTPAFTDRVTHLVAIDHGSAKYMCALERKIPIVTPSWITENYKIWLKGDDVDVVKSVEQHRLPIFSGVVICPSGITDITRRTQISKLVQAHQGEYLKNLERPVRVTHLLCSGDEETEKMKYAEKFNSRGEAKIHLVWEEWFWDSIDFGGRFDEAKYQVSLPRPERKALQRSSPPPPTSFDVPSQHDEIPSSSVASRQPQVKNMEEAEDEPAFVNVLPAVTLQLWGSLLERRGYEITDGEVILSPSKGLGKRKASEELQPPSPVKFGAARSVISSFRRANSFAPAVPNAKAGPSRQLPFRRTSTAMAIMGDNNASTSALPDPTTPQASQIFLGMKLRILGEARGSKVREAIEKLGGTISVDEEEDVDFIIVRLVTGSKLYRDEEDESLRAKFRTECWLEQCIYEDRICGPHEHISSVPIATQIPIPGAEKIRIALSGFDQSEACGLARFFKATGITFVPQFNKTSTHLLCPAGKGHKFDKAIERNIPVIGLEWLRAFASTGVAPGPNEYLIAGPPQPAAEDGQPMDIDVLPMDVKGKGKAKVDKQAASDAMDVEVENIMMMQDITNESPPEHNGPTSKKKTKPLERIATVVISTPEPPARMSFGQPNESLGGPAPVSHPSSIPTPGETILSPLAQGLLQEQGSETSLPHLSRRPSSNLNVNHDTDSNPNSHPQRVLQLQKTISVLDVTDKVGRVPSSTSPSPMKIPRNQGSRSSLSPVKIDHQATRALQESITSLLGKRASPDGEGAGGTAAVGPEMVGAAGPRSGKRQRPQRSKPQSRQPSGDAEPQPAAPAPATRVRTRSSRHSQASAFGDTHSPFESYPDSIDLNTRGESVRVMYEDPGQKEEQKRLMSLLKNQPAAAEDDSISNISISASNISVSSRRGTRRSTKIGVEFV